The DNA sequence cacataaCAGGAGAcccacaagatcacaagagaactacaagatcacaagagaactacaagatcacaggagaactacaagatcacaggagaactacaagatcacaagagaactacaagatcacaagagaactacaagatcacaagagaactacaagatcacaggagaactacaagatcacaggagaactacaagatcacaagagaactacaagatcacagagaactacaagatcacaggagaactacaagatcacaagagaactacaagatcacaggagaactacaagatcacagaagaactacaagatcataggagaactacaagatcacaggaaaactagaagatcacaggagaactacaagatcacaggagaactacaagatcacaagagaactacaagatcacaggagaactacaagatcacaggaaaactacaagataacagaagaactacaagatcacatgagaactacaagatcacaggagaactacaagatcacaagagaactacaagatcacagaagaactacaagatcacaggaaaactacaagatcacaggagaagtacaagatcacaggagaactacaagatcacaggagaactacaagatcacagaagaactacaagatcacagaagaactacaagatcacaggagaagtacaagatcacaggagaactacaagatcacaggagaactacaagatcacaggagaactacaagatcacaggagaactacaagatcacaagagaactacaagatcacaggagaactacaagatcacaggaaaactacaagataacagaagaactacaagatcacatgagaactacaagatcacaggagaactacaagatcacaagagaactacaagatcacagaagaactacaagatcacaggaaaactacaagatcacaggagaagtacaagatcacaggagaactacaagatcacaggagaactacaagatcacagaagaactacaagatcacagaagaactacaagatcacaggagaagtacaagatcacaggagaactacaagatcacaggagaactacaagatcacagaagaactacaagatcacagaagaactacaagatcacaggaaaactacaagatcacaggagaagtacaagatcacaggagaagtacaagatcacaggagaagtacaagatcacaagagaactacaagatcacaggaaaactacaagatcacaggagaagtacaagatcacaggagaactacaagatcacaagagaactacaagatcacaggagaactacaagatcacaagagaactacaagctcacaggaaaactacaagatcacaagagaactacaagatcacaggagaactacaagatcacaagagaactacaagatcagtggagaactacaagatcacagagaactacaagatcacagaagaactacaagatcacagaagaactacaagatcacaggaaaactacaagatcacagagaactacaagatcacaggagaactacaagatcacaagagaactacaagctcacaggagaactacaagatcccaggagaactacaagatcacaagagaactacaagatcacaagagaactacaagatcacaggagaactacaagctcacaggagaactacaagatcccaggagaactacaagatcacaggagaactacaagatcccaggagaactacaagatcccaggagaactacaagatcacaagagaactacaagagcacaggagaactacaagctcacaggagaactacaagatcacaagagaactacaagatcacagagaactacaagatcacaagagaactacaagatcacaggagaactacaagatcacgcgggaataaagagaacaacatgatttgttgttcattcagttcctgttttgaagtcatgttgataaagtgatgaaatataCGAACGTGAGTCTgtatgttgtattttattttgaaattgaccggacgctctttgcgtttccttgtctgacttcgtAGGGATATCTGATACGGTAGTTTCATAGTGAAGATTCTGTAATGTTTCATGGATTGATTGCAgtcctacacacctgtctcataaattttgttttttaaagcttcagtacttttgatacttttaatgattaaaacaaattatatcgttttaaaacatgtggtatccaAACATATGACAACCTTCCTATttatagtagtagtagtaatgtgtgtgttaagagtACAGGTGACATGATGCGTGAGCCTTACGCCTCATAAACAAAGTCTTAGaactacaaacaaacaaacacacacacacaaacacacacacacaaacacacacacatagctgcTTCCTGTTTAAGAGGCAgcggtgacatcactcagagtAAATATTataaacatgatgatgataaagatTAGAGGAGAGTAAAAAGGAAAGGGGAGGACTCAGtgaaagcacacaaacacaatacaacaaacacaaacttctACACACACTTagtcattaacacacacacacacacacgcaggttAAGAGTGTGTGAAACAGGTAACGATGATAAAACGTCTCACCTTCTCTCTTCAGCGGCATGTCGTCTCTCTGATCCACATAAATCCTCTTTAGGgattttacaaacacacacggggCATGCTGGGTAATGAAGTCCTAATCCTTCACTCTCATCAGCCCTCTGGCACACAGAGAGACGCACGCTGAAGCCCCGCCCTCTCCTGTGTTCAGATTGGGCCATGCTGACAGTcacagtttgattgacagctgtaaacacacactgttagTGTTTAGGTTTAGGTCATCACAGCAGACATCTGATTATGAAAATTAACTTTACATGAACttgttttatattatatattaatatCTTTGTGTTAATTATAACTGTAGCATCTGTTTACATTAGAGGTACTGTGGCTGTAAATTAGCACTGTTGCTAACTCTGTTTACAACCTGAGGTGCTCtatccctttaaataaataaattaaggggcgctggtggcgtagtggttagtgcgaggctgtagtcctcaacgcgGGTGGCCCGGGCtcgagtccggcctgtggctcctttcccgcatgtcattcctctctctctccctgatttccgactctgtccactgtcctgtctctcaattaaaggcacaaaacgccaaaaataaatcttaaaaaataaataaataaataattctgtGGGGTGTATTTTACGTTTGACATATCATGACCACTTTGTTTGCGCTTCGTCTTTGTTCATATAAAGGTAACTTTATGATTGTAAAATCTTGTCAtgtaagctaagctaactagctgcaTGGTACAGCTTCGAGTTGGTGTAGGGTTGTCAGGATACCcaaatttaaaactttgatatAAGACACCTGGAAAAATCTAACAATAGTGAACCGCGCCCATCTGTCAATCAGGTTAGCCTTGTGCCTATATACATAActcgtatcgttcataaaactGGATGCAGTATAAAATAATTCagcccctgtacagtgtgtacccATGATGACAAttgctaatcacacctatttggttttttgaaccaggctgtaaacatgttaatctctgctgtaaaaacaggctttttagaatgggtgtgtatgtgacttcctgtgcttctgcagccagcctctagtggacactccaggaactgcagtttgttgcacTTCCGAGTTGGCTTCATCTTTCAACATCAACATGTTCCTGCTTGGTTGAGACTTGAAGGTGGTACAAAACAACATCTGAGTCTCAAATGTGAAGAAGTATTAACCATTTAACAACTCGTGTAGGTGATTTTAACTCTGATAATGacgtttggtttgtttgttggatTAATGAGCAAACTAGCTAACTCTGCTAACATTCAGTATCGTCACAGCATTAACTCTTCAgtcaaaggaaaacaaacagaacagataACCTACTTACTGGTATGGATTATTTAGCTTGGTGTTAAATTCCCTCAGTCTTGACTCTCAGGCTCCCTTTTCGCTTTAAAttctaaacatgtttatgtttgcaGACAATCTCGGATGTTTGCTAATCCATGAATTTAACACGAGAAAAAAATTAAGTACGTGGTGTGTAGCGCTTGTTGCTGGAGAACATTAGCAGCGAGGGAGAAGTAGGTGTTCCTTGCAAACCTCACACAGGGCGAATTAACAAAAGACTTTCTGGTAAACGGTTGATTTTAGCCTGTCTGTGTGGCTTTAACTGATCAAACATAACTCGTTTCGGTTGTAAACGTTATTAACCTGACTAACAGTGTGATTTAGCGCGGACAGCTGTTACATTAACCTCGATTAATCGTTAAATTTGACCAAATAGTCGTTAATTTTCagacgtgtttgttttttcagtcagGCGCCGATTAGGGCACCTCTCTCCTCGGGTATTCGCCCGCCTCTCCCACTTCTGACCAATCAAAACCAGTGCTCGGGCAGAGCGCGTATATGATTGGTCCTAGAACTAGAGAGGCTTGAGCTCAGAGCGGCGCCTGATTGGAGCGTTGTCTAGTCGCTCACGTGGCCCCTCTGGTAGAGTATAAAAGCGCGGGCTGGGCAGTGGGACACGACGTGAAGACTCCAACAGCTATCAGCTAGTGACGGCTAAATGCTAACAGTGTAGTCCCGACTCTTCAGCGGGCTTGTTTTCACGCACATTGCGCGTTTTCGGGGATGTTTTGcgggtttgtttttctttagggGGCGTGTGTTAGCCACATGTTAGCCACTGTCTGCACGTTAGCCGGATGTGGCTAGCTTTAGAAGCTAAGTGTTTACCAGTTAGTGTCCTGAATTATTCATGAGCTCCTTCCGTGATTGGTGGATACAGAGTCGGAGGCGGGGCTAGTGAGGGTGTCTGCAAGAAgggaaataacacacacacatacagaggtctatttatgtgtgtgtgtggataataTTAGAAACaacacactgacagagaggaggagtgtgttCTTGGTGAGTAGAGATTATTATTATGAAAGTTTGTCAAACTGAACTGAGATTGAATCAAAGTTTGGATCATTTTCAGTCAGTTTTTAATCAAAAGTTGCTCAGAGAGAAAGCAGCAGTGTTCAGCAACATGTAATGTTAGTGTCTCATTAAGATGCAAAGTTACTTTTATGTTTCTTAACTTTCTTGTGTTTCGGAATgatcatgaaaaataaatggcacatctgttttagaatagaataatatagaatagaataatatagaatagaatgactttattgatcccaaactgggaaattgtggtgttacagcagcaggttatccaaacacacaatatgagtaaaaaacacaatattagcaaatttaaacataatataatattaaatacaaagtaaataagtactaaaaatatcaaaactaagaatgtgaataatacaaccaggatttaactaaacattagtagtcttaaatatgaaagattaaatgtaaaagtgcaaaaacagagtcgtaaatggttgttaattattttattttttttaagatttatttttgggcttttgtgcctttaatggagcgataggacagtggatagagatggaaatcagggagagagagagagaggggaattgacatgcgggaaaggattctggattcgaacccgggccgcccgcgttgaggactacagccttcatacatgggacgcgcacactatccactgcgccaccagcgccccagttgtaatttaaatatgaaagattgaatgtaaatgtgcaaaaacagagtagtaaatggacagtattgacgtAAGTTAAAGTGCAGAGTGTAGACATgatatcagcagaaactattcaatataacagagagtagacaaatgaagtgaacatgagtgcagggataatttgtaaatttaacatgtgcagaacagatgacagtatggagagacagatattatcatgatgacagttctctgctcacaagaggtgagctgttgtacagagttatggccttcggtaagaaagatttcttgtatctgtccttgtgacagcggagttggatcagtctgttggagaagctgctccgctgtttgtccagtagggtgtgcagagggtgatcaggattatccataatggataacagtttgttcagagtcctcctctctgtcaccactacaaaagagtccagcttgcagcctatcacagagcaggccttcttaatcagtttgtccagtctcttagtaGTTTACTAAGAGTTTACGAGACAGGTGTGTAGAAGAAGAACGAGTTACCAGACTGAAACTCCTGCTCAACGTTTCCAAACCTAAATGCTGCCAAGAcatttgtgcaattcagacagcgctctctctctcagggttAAAACTGTCTCAGGGACAGTAAAGAGCTTCCAATCCAACATGTGCTGcgttcatgtttatttacaactcggaaactcgtttttccgatgtgtctgACGCTACATGAACGCAGCAATAGTCCTGTCAGTCAAActaactcctcccctctctgtgattggctgctgggTCTTCAGGTAGAAGATGATCAAGATGTCACTGGACAGCGAGACTGTCCTCCCTAACGAGGTGAGCCCCGCCTTCCCCGCCACCGGCAGCTTGTCAGAGCAGCCAAAACTGGCTAAGACCGGCGCCCTCTGTTCTAACAACGGACTTCATCCGCCGGGAAACAGTCAGCACGCCGTCACATCCTCCGCTCCCCACACCCAGCGGATCGCAAAGAGGCGATACTCGATGGGCGTCGGCTTCAAAGGGCTGGCCAAGCGGCGGCGTCGTGCCAACAGTGATAGCCAATCGGAGCCTGTGCTGcccagtaacttcctgttgggAGGAAATATCTTTGACCCGCTGAACCTCAACTCGCTATTGGACGAAGACGTCAACAAGTGAGGCGTAAAACAGTTCTTTGATTCTTGAAAGTTTTAGTTTTATATGACGGGATATTTTATCAGCTGAGTGTGAAGTCAGGATGAATTTTGAAATCAGATAAttaagctcctcctcttctcctcctcagggcGACCAATCAGGAGACACCCAAGTGCTCACCCTTGCCTCTGCGGGGAGAAGACCCTGTAGAGATCCTGGTTCCCCGTGACATCACCGACCCCCTGAACCTGAAGGGAGGGGGCAGGGGcgggaaggaggggggaggagttCTGCTGTCCCCgctgaagatgaggaggagacacaggaacagacaccacggagggggaggagccggaggagagagggaggtcgtACCTGCCCGACTGTTCCCCTCCGCTGCAGGACTGACAGGTGAGAGACGAACACCTGGAGCTCTACTGACACCTGGTGGCTGCTGCATGAAACTACAACTGCATTTAAATGGGCAGTGACTGTTAGCTCTACATCCAGCAGGCTACACGGCTAACATCAGCTGCTAAcaggagctaatgttagctgctaacaggagctaatgttagctgctaacaggagctaacattagctgcttACAACAGGAGCTAACATCAGCTGCTAACATCAGCTGCTAACAGGAGCTAACATcagctgctaacattagctgctaaccagagctaacattagctgctaacaggagctaacattagctgctaaccagagctaacattagctgctaACAGGCGCTAACATCAGCTGCTAACAGGAGTTAACATTAGCTGCTAACAGGAGCTAACATCAGCTGCTAACAGGTAGCTAACATCAGCTGCTAACAGGAGCTAACATCAGCTGCTAACAGGAGCTAACATCAGCTGCTAACaggagctaacattagctgctaACAGGAGCTAACCTTAGCTGCCAAAAGAGATGCTAACACGTAATGAAGACAGTTTACTGGATGACAACGTAAACCAATCAGAGAAGAGGAaggttctttctttcttaatttTTATAAAATGATTCTCCCGTCCTGTAGTTCCTGCGTTGACCAAAGTGGGCAGTGTTCCAGCCTCTCCACTCCCCTGTGAACTCAACACGGCCATCACCTGTCGAGACGAACAAGCCCCGCCCCCGATCCTACCCAGAAGACACACCCACCCTCTGCCGGGCCAGGCCCACAAACATGGTAACCAGGGCGACAATCGCCAACGGAGACGGCGGCGCACAACCTCAACGAGGTCAGGAGACTGTTCAGCAAAcactgttaccatggcagcCCCCGCCAAGCCAACCAAATTCCAGACACCTCTGGTGGGAGGGGCTAAAGTTGGAAGGTAAGTGGATCACCTCGAGGGTATAAGAAGTCtgtgatctgattggctgcctgaCTTGACCGTGTTGTGTCTCCTGCAGGTGTGGAGGACTAGAGGCAGACTCTTCTCAgccaccacagaagaagaaggacaaacACCGCTATCAGAACGGCAACCACAGCTGTTACTACGGCTACAACGGTTTCTATGGCGACAAGCGGGAGGGACGAGTCGGGTTGGAGGAGGACCCacggctccgcctcctccaagCCGATTGGTTCAGAGACAAAACGGTGCTGGATGTGGGTTGTGCTGCGGGTCACGTGACACTGGCTGTAGCTCGCAGATTTAACCCCGCCCACATTCTCGGAGTGGAGCTAGACAAACGATTGGTCAACGCTGCCCAGCAGAATGTTAGACACTTCCTGTCACATGACTTGGTGgtggagcagaggagggggggcagaggggTGTCAGCTCTgaggagcagggagggaggagtggaggagcagaagaagagaaagatggaggagaagaaggttgaggaggagcaggagttGGAGGAGGTGATTGGAGAGTTCCAGCaggccctctctctcctcccccttcccctctcCTTCAGGGTGAGTCGTggtcctctctctgctccccccctcctcctcctcccgcctccctcctcctcctcctccaggttcCCCAACAACATCACCTTCATCCAGGTGAGTCTCACTCTGCTCCTCACATGACATCACGattactgtgacatcatcactgatcTGACTCCTCCCACAGGGCGACTACGTGTCGGAGCGGGAGGCGTGGCCTGGGCGGGGCCAGTATGATGTCATCCTGTGTCTGGGCGTAACAAAGTGGGTGCAGCTGCAGTCAGGTGATGTGGGCGTGATCACGCTGTTCAAACGAGCCTATCAGAGCCTGTCGCCGGGCGGATTATTCATCGTGGAGCCACAACCATGGAGCAGCTACTGCCGCAGCAAGCGGGCCTCGGTACGAGCtgagttcatgtttatttaatgtaataaaaagtCACGGTGTAGTTACACGCTGTGCTGATGTGTTCTCAGAGTCGGACGTATTCTCACTTCAGGACTCTGAGACTCAGACCGGAACACTTCACCTGTTACCTGACCAACAACGTGGGCTTCACCTCCTACaggctgctcacacacacaggtaaacacacacacacacacaggtaaacacacacacacacacacacacacaggtaaacacacacacacacacacaggtaaacacacacacaggtaaacacacacacacacaggtaaacacacacacacacacacacaggtaaacacacacactcaggtaaacacacacacacacacaggtaaacacacacacacaggtaaacacacacacacacacaggtaaacacacacacacacacacaggtaaacacacacacacaggtaaacacacacacacacaggtaaacacacacacacacacacaggtaaacacacacacacacaggtaaacacacacacacacacaggtacacacacacacacaggtaaacacacacacacacacaggtaaacacacacacacacacacaggtacacacacacacacacacacacaggtaaacacacacacacaggtaaacacacacacacaggtaaacacaca is a window from the Labrus mixtus chromosome 23, fLabMix1.1, whole genome shotgun sequence genome containing:
- the LOC132958268 gene encoding 7SK snRNA methylphosphate capping enzyme-like isoform X1, with product MIKMSLDSETVLPNEVSPAFPATGSLSEQPKLAKTGALCSNNGLHPPGNSQHAVTSSAPHTQRIAKRRYSMGVGFKGLAKRRRRANSDSQSEPVLPSNFLLGGNIFDPLNLNSLLDEDVNKATNQETPKCSPLPLRGEDPVEILVPRDITDPLNLKGGGRGGKEGGGVLLSPLKMRRRHRNRHHGGGGAGGEREVVPARLFPSAAGLTVPALTKVGSVPASPLPCELNTAITCRDEQAPPPILPRRHTHPLPGQAHKHGNQGDNRQRRRRRTTSTRSGDCSANTVTMAAPAKPTKFQTPLVGGAKVGRCGGLEADSSQPPQKKKDKHRYQNGNHSCYYGYNGFYGDKREGRVGLEEDPRLRLLQADWFRDKTVLDVGCAAGHVTLAVARRFNPAHILGVELDKRLVNAAQQNVRHFLSHDLVVEQRRGGRGVSALRSREGGVEEQKKRKMEEKKVEEEQELEEVIGEFQQALSLLPLPLSFRVSRGPLSAPPLLLLPPPSSSSSRFPNNITFIQGDYVSEREAWPGRGQYDVILCLGVTKWVQLQSGDVGVITLFKRAYQSLSPGGLFIVEPQPWSSYCRSKRASSRTYSHFRTLRLRPEHFTCYLTNNVGFTSYRLLTHTGNQRPVYLFHKGPAHRK
- the LOC132958268 gene encoding 7SK snRNA methylphosphate capping enzyme-like isoform X2, whose product is MIKMSLDSETVLPNEVSPAFPATGSLSEQPKLAKTGALCSNNGLHPPGNSQHAVTSSAPHTQRIAKRRYSMGVGFKGLAKRRRRANSDSQSEPVLPSNFLLGGNIFDPLNLNSLLDEDVNKATNQETPKCSPLPLRGEDPVEILVPRDITDPLNLKGGGRGGKEGGGVLLSPLKMRRRHRNRHHGGGGAGGEREVVPARLFPSAAGLTVPALTKVGSVPASPLPCELNTAITCRDEQAPPPILPRRHTHPLPGQAHKHGNQGDNRQRRRRRTTSTRSGDCSANTVTMAAPAKPTKFQTPLVGGAKVGRCGGLEADSSQPPQKKKDKHRYQNGNHSCYYGYNGFYGDKREGRVGLEEDPRLRLLQADWFRDKTVLDVGCAAGHVTLAVARRFNPAHILGVELDKRLVNAAQQNVRHFLSHDLVVEQRRGGRGVSALRSREGGVEEQKKRKMEEKKVEEEQELEEVIGEFQQALSLLPLPLSFRVSRGPLSAPPLLLLPPPSSSSSRFPNNITFIQGDYVSEREAWPGRGQYDVILCLGVTKWVQLQSGDVGVITLFKRAYQSLSPGGLFIVEPQPWSSYCRSKRASSRTYSHFRTLRLRPEHFTCYLTNNVGFTSYRLLTHTGTHTHTGKHTHTHR